TTTGGTCATAAAAGATATACAACGCTTTAGTGAGATACGATATAAAGCAAGAGCTTACATTTTCTACCTTTTTGAGCGAAATTTACCAAACCATCTGCCTGGTGTTTCAGTCCAAAGTATAAAAGAGGGTTTTGAGAAGATAACACAAGAAATTCCAAGCTTTGATGCTTACTATATACTTGATAAAAATGGAGTTCAAATAGGCGACAGCGTAAGTATAAATCCATCAAACGCTGAGCGCGAAACAAAAAGTCATATAAACAATGCCTATTATTACCGCGTAATGCGTGAAAAAACACCAGTTTTAAGCGATCCATATCCTTCAAATTTAAACGGCACGCTATGTGTTACCGCAAGTATGCCGATATTTAATGATAAAAATGAGCTTTTATATATAGCTTGTCTTGATATTTCGCTTATAAATTTGCTAAAGATAGTTGATACTGGTGTTATTGAAAACTATTTTGGTAAATTTTTAAAATTTGTATATACTCTATTTTGCGGTGCGCTTTTTATCATCTGTGCTTTTTTGTTTGGCTATGCGGTCAAAAGTTTTCTTTCAAAAAGTATCCATCATATAGATATTGAAGAGGTTTTTGCATCGACCATTATCCTTACGCTAGCACTTGCTATATTTGACCTGGTTAAGACTATATTTGAAGAAGAGGTTATCGGGCGAGGTCATAATGAAGATACATTGCTGTATAAGACTATGGTGCGATTTATTGGCTCTATCATCATTGCACTTGCGATTGAGGCACTTATGCTTGTCTTTAAATTTGCCATCACCGCTCCTGAAAATATAATAAATGCGATATATCTAATAGGCGGTGTTGCGATGCTTATGATAGCGCTTAGTGTTTATTTATTTAGTGTGAAAAAACAGGTTATTAAAT
This portion of the Campylobacter suis genome encodes:
- a CDS encoding PDC sensor domain-containing protein; translation: MVIKDIQRFSEIRYKARAYIFYLFERNLPNHLPGVSVQSIKEGFEKITQEIPSFDAYYILDKNGVQIGDSVSINPSNAERETKSHINNAYYYRVMREKTPVLSDPYPSNLNGTLCVTASMPIFNDKNELLYIACLDISLINLLKIVDTGVIENYFGKFLKFVYTLFCGALFIICAFLFGYAVKSFLSKSIHHIDIEEVFASTIILTLALAIFDLVKTIFEEEVIGRGHNEDTLLYKTMVRFIGSIIIALAIEALMLVFKFAITAPENIINAIYLIGGVAMLMIALSVYLFSVKKQVIK